The following proteins come from a genomic window of Leptospira bandrabouensis:
- a CDS encoding Crp/Fnr family transcriptional regulator translates to MSIPKKDNRINIFDFVNTVPTKTFKRGEIIVREGEPSNERMYFILSGTLSVGMGAPDQGNFHEVRKLSTGEFFGEIALISSHPRAMTVFIDSDRAQLGILDKQNLIRIANSNPMFVYALLQTYVERLIEAEQKLKDLTETSDGT, encoded by the coding sequence ATGTCCATTCCTAAAAAAGATAATCGAATCAACATTTTCGACTTCGTAAACACAGTCCCTACGAAGACCTTCAAACGAGGAGAAATCATCGTTAGAGAAGGAGAACCGTCTAACGAAAGAATGTATTTCATTTTAAGTGGAACACTATCCGTAGGTATGGGTGCTCCTGACCAAGGAAATTTTCATGAAGTACGAAAACTCTCGACGGGTGAATTCTTTGGAGAAATTGCACTGATTTCCAGTCACCCACGAGCTATGACCGTTTTTATAGATTCAGACCGAGCTCAACTTGGAATTTTAGACAAACAAAACTTAATACGTATCGCTAACTCCAATCCTATGTTTGTCTACGCATTATTACAAACTTATGTAGAACGTTTGATAGAAGCCGAACAAAAATTAAAAGATCTTACGGAGACTAGTGATGGGACTTAA
- a CDS encoding SDR family oxidoreductase: MTVPKVAFVTGASRGIGLSISKMLVGLGYKVYGVSRNPENCIYADKMFHLIECDLTNAKQLDSLLDSIPDKKDISLVVHNAGLAYFSPVEELSSDKIREMVSLHITAPMLLTTKVTRYLKQNQGRIVFIGSVSGKEISPWGNVYASLKAGIHHYARELFAELRKFGVKVHLIIPDITKTDFYNHLNFEPDEDPKSFLLPDQIADVIRDLVVEDRGWVVPEIQISPEIFKLKRKKQS; encoded by the coding sequence GTGACTGTTCCAAAAGTTGCATTTGTTACGGGCGCATCTAGAGGAATAGGACTATCCATTTCTAAGATGTTAGTTGGTTTAGGTTACAAGGTTTATGGAGTTTCTAGAAACCCGGAAAATTGTATTTATGCGGACAAAATGTTTCATTTAATCGAATGTGATCTTACCAATGCGAAACAATTGGATTCGTTGTTAGATTCTATCCCTGATAAAAAAGATATAAGTTTAGTGGTTCATAATGCAGGTCTTGCTTATTTTTCTCCAGTAGAAGAATTATCTTCTGATAAAATTCGTGAGATGGTGAGTCTCCACATAACTGCACCAATGTTGTTAACAACTAAGGTTACTAGGTATTTAAAACAAAACCAAGGGCGGATTGTATTTATTGGTTCTGTCTCTGGAAAAGAAATTTCTCCCTGGGGTAATGTATATGCTTCTCTCAAAGCAGGAATCCATCATTATGCTAGAGAATTATTTGCCGAATTACGAAAGTTTGGTGTGAAAGTGCATTTAATCATACCTGATATCACTAAAACCGATTTTTATAATCATTTAAACTTTGAACCAGACGAAGATCCAAAATCTTTTTTATTACCTGATCAAATTGCTGATGTCATTAGAGATTTAGTTGTGGAAGATAGGGGATGGGTGGTTCCTGAAATACAAATTTCCCCAGAAATTTTTAAATTAAAACGTAAAAAACAAAGTTAG
- a CDS encoding Crp/Fnr family transcriptional regulator → MGLKESLAKLSMINIKRGEVLFKEGVPSNGAMFFLFEGQLDIYKQIENKHVKLRSILPGEFFGEMAIINNSPRAASIVVVSESAKLGIINRTTFVQMSQESPEFLFLLLKKVIERLYETDGKIRAIKRKQDEDSVIAKMIPTPSATSSESNESIVTQDPFSENTTPIGE, encoded by the coding sequence ATGGGACTTAAAGAATCACTCGCAAAACTTAGTATGATCAATATCAAACGAGGGGAAGTACTCTTTAAGGAAGGAGTGCCTTCTAATGGCGCCATGTTTTTTTTGTTTGAAGGACAATTAGATATTTATAAACAAATCGAAAACAAACACGTTAAGCTCAGAAGTATTTTACCTGGTGAATTTTTTGGGGAAATGGCAATTATCAACAATAGCCCAAGAGCAGCTTCTATTGTTGTAGTTTCGGAATCAGCAAAATTAGGAATTATCAACAGAACTACTTTTGTTCAGATGAGCCAAGAAAGTCCCGAGTTTCTATTTTTATTACTAAAAAAAGTAATCGAAAGACTTTATGAAACAGATGGAAAAATTCGAGCCATCAAACGAAAACAAGACGAAGACTCTGTGATTGCCAAAATGATTCCTACACCAAGTGCAACCTCTAGTGAAAGTAATGAATCAATAGTCACACAAGATCCATTTTCTGAAAATACAACACCAATCGGAGAATGA
- a CDS encoding alpha/beta hydrolase family esterase — protein MRLYFVLTIVFFIFSCMGLSRKLSPNEKLDFLEIQNNKRTYIVHYPKKWDGSPIPMLVALHGRFGSGFSMIKQTKLDILSDTKGFVVVFPDGFKRSWADGRGNTPADQNKINDVVFIESIVKRLVAEGSVNPKEIYLVGHSNGGFMAQRLAVEKPELWKGVVSVAAQLSVFTLKRKLNLKTKPVSVGIIAGTDDPLVPYSGGYVRDGGEILSVDDSINRWKEWNSCNDNLTKKSENFKEENSDIKIDFLRFEFCAENSKVGLIQLNGLGHSWPGETPMIPFINQGKTTKVIDGSKLVWDFMEAL, from the coding sequence ATGAGACTATACTTTGTATTAACAATTGTTTTTTTTATTTTTTCATGTATGGGACTTTCTCGAAAGTTATCTCCAAATGAAAAATTAGATTTTTTAGAAATTCAAAACAATAAAAGAACATATATTGTTCATTATCCCAAAAAATGGGATGGATCACCAATTCCTATGTTAGTTGCATTGCATGGGCGATTTGGTTCAGGTTTTTCCATGATCAAACAAACCAAGTTGGATATTCTATCTGATACCAAAGGTTTTGTAGTAGTGTTTCCTGATGGTTTTAAAAGGAGTTGGGCTGACGGAAGGGGAAATACCCCGGCAGATCAAAATAAAATCAATGATGTAGTTTTCATTGAGTCCATTGTAAAACGTTTAGTTGCCGAAGGATCTGTAAATCCAAAAGAAATTTATTTAGTTGGTCATTCCAATGGTGGTTTTATGGCGCAACGATTGGCTGTTGAAAAACCAGAATTGTGGAAAGGAGTTGTGAGTGTAGCTGCTCAACTATCCGTATTTACTTTAAAGAGGAAATTAAATTTAAAAACAAAACCTGTTTCTGTTGGCATCATTGCAGGAACTGATGACCCATTGGTTCCGTATAGTGGTGGTTATGTGCGGGATGGAGGGGAGATTCTTTCTGTTGATGATTCTATAAATCGATGGAAAGAGTGGAATTCTTGTAATGATAACCTAACAAAAAAATCTGAAAATTTTAAGGAAGAAAATTCTGATATTAAAATAGATTTTTTACGTTTTGAGTTTTGTGCCGAAAATTCCAAAGTTGGTTTGATTCAATTAAATGGACTTGGTCATAGTTGGCCAGGTGAAACACCAATGATTCCTTTTATCAATCAGGGGAAAACTACGAAAGTAATTGATGGATCTAAACTTGTTTGGGATTTTATGGAGGCATTGTGA